Proteins found in one Tsukamurella paurometabola DSM 20162 genomic segment:
- a CDS encoding YceD family protein, with protein sequence MNETQTAVRQPAGKPYVLDVRSFGRRPGTSAQVHRTVAAPDRIGVDLIAIDAGEEIDLDLQVQAVSEGVLVTGTVSADTTGQCARCLADISGAVNLFLTELFAYPDSETDKTTDEDEMFRIDDDMIDLEQAIIDGVALELPLAPVCTENCPGLCQGCGERLAELEPDHAHEQIDPRWAGLAKFGSGAEGGADQK encoded by the coding sequence GTGAACGAAACCCAGACCGCCGTGCGGCAGCCGGCCGGTAAGCCGTACGTCCTCGACGTCCGCAGTTTCGGTCGCCGCCCGGGCACGTCAGCGCAGGTGCACCGGACTGTGGCCGCCCCCGACCGGATCGGCGTCGATCTCATCGCGATCGACGCGGGCGAGGAGATCGACCTCGACCTGCAGGTGCAGGCCGTATCCGAGGGTGTGCTGGTCACGGGCACCGTGAGCGCCGATACCACCGGCCAGTGCGCTCGCTGCCTGGCCGATATCTCGGGCGCCGTGAACCTCTTCCTCACGGAGCTGTTCGCGTACCCGGATAGTGAGACCGATAAGACCACCGATGAGGACGAGATGTTCCGCATCGATGACGACATGATCGACCTCGAGCAGGCCATCATCGATGGCGTCGCACTGGAGCTGCCCCTCGCCCCCGTCTGCACCGAGAACTGCCCGGGCCTGTGCCAGGGCTGCGGTGAGCGGCTCGCCGAGCTCGAACCGGACCACGCACATGAGCAGATCGACCCCCGCTGGGCGGGCCTGGCGAAGTTCGGGTCCGGCGCCGAGGGCGGGGCCGACCAGAAGTGA
- the rnc gene encoding ribonuclease III produces MSKRLPAPPASDRTPLLEALGVELDDELLTLALTHRSYAYEAGGLPTNERLEFLGDSVLGISVTEWLYVTHPDKPEGELAKIRASVVNMHALARVARKLGEGGLGAHLYLGRGEELTGGRDKDSILADGMEALLGAVHIEHGIDTARSVVLRLFEPMLTTSSTMGAGLDWKTSLQELTAERDLGVPAYRITSTGPDHDKEFTAVVVIDEADLGEGVGRTKKEAEQKAAAAAWKSLDATKSEESATPEPA; encoded by the coding sequence GTGAGCAAGCGCCTGCCCGCGCCCCCCGCGTCGGACCGCACCCCGCTGCTGGAGGCGTTGGGCGTCGAGCTCGATGACGAGTTGCTCACGCTGGCACTGACGCACCGCTCGTACGCCTATGAGGCGGGTGGGCTGCCCACCAATGAGCGCCTCGAATTCCTCGGCGACAGCGTGCTCGGCATCTCCGTCACCGAGTGGCTGTACGTGACGCACCCCGATAAGCCCGAGGGCGAGCTGGCCAAGATCCGCGCCAGTGTGGTCAACATGCACGCACTGGCTCGCGTCGCGCGGAAGCTGGGAGAGGGCGGTCTCGGCGCGCACCTGTACCTCGGCCGCGGTGAGGAATTGACCGGTGGTCGGGACAAGGATTCCATCCTCGCCGATGGCATGGAGGCGCTGCTCGGCGCGGTGCACATCGAGCACGGCATCGACACCGCCCGCTCGGTGGTGCTGCGCCTGTTCGAGCCGATGCTCACCACGTCGTCGACGATGGGCGCGGGGCTCGATTGGAAGACCTCGTTGCAGGAGTTGACCGCCGAGCGCGACCTGGGTGTCCCCGCGTACCGCATCACGTCGACGGGACCGGACCACGATAAGGAGTTCACCGCCGTGGTCGTGATCGACGAGGCGGATCTCGGCGAGGGAGTCGGCCGCACGAAGAAGGAGGCCGAGCAGAAGGCCGCCGCGGCGGCGTGGAAATCCTTGGACGCCACCAAGTCTGAGGAATCGGCTACGCCCGAGCCTGCCTGA
- the mutM gene encoding bifunctional DNA-formamidopyrimidine glycosylase/DNA-(apurinic or apyrimidinic site) lyase: MPELPEVEVVRRGLADHLVGRTVTAVEVLHPRAARRHVAGDADLIGQVTGAQVTSAERRGKFLWLPLARAGRPADAAIVVHLGMSGQMLVGPGDDRHLRIRAGLDDGAVLRFVDQRTFGGWAVDPLVEVDGTLVPESVAHIARDPLDARFDRAAVIARMKAKDTEVKRVLLDQTVISGVGNIYADEALWLSRVHGRRRASALTKPALGRLVDDATEVMRKALDQGGTSFDSLYVNVNGQSGYFERSLNAYGRDGEPCRRCGTIMRREQFMNRGSHFCPTCQTAPRH, from the coding sequence ATGCCCGAACTGCCCGAGGTCGAGGTGGTGCGCCGCGGTCTGGCCGACCACCTCGTGGGTCGTACCGTCACCGCGGTCGAGGTTCTGCATCCCCGTGCCGCCCGCCGCCACGTGGCCGGCGATGCCGATCTGATCGGTCAGGTGACCGGCGCGCAGGTCACCTCCGCGGAGCGGCGCGGAAAGTTCCTGTGGCTGCCGCTCGCCCGCGCAGGACGCCCCGCGGACGCCGCGATCGTGGTGCACCTGGGAATGAGTGGACAGATGCTGGTGGGACCGGGCGACGATCGGCATCTGCGGATCCGAGCCGGGCTCGACGACGGTGCGGTGCTTCGTTTCGTGGACCAGCGGACCTTCGGCGGCTGGGCCGTCGATCCACTGGTCGAGGTGGACGGGACGCTCGTCCCGGAATCGGTGGCGCACATCGCCCGCGATCCCCTCGACGCGCGCTTCGACCGCGCCGCCGTGATCGCCCGGATGAAGGCGAAGGACACCGAGGTCAAACGCGTCCTGCTGGACCAGACCGTGATCTCCGGTGTCGGCAACATCTACGCCGACGAGGCGCTGTGGCTCAGTCGCGTGCACGGGCGGCGGCGGGCTTCCGCCCTGACCAAGCCCGCGCTCGGTCGCCTGGTCGACGATGCCACCGAGGTGATGCGCAAGGCGCTGGACCAGGGCGGCACCAGTTTCGACTCGCTGTACGTGAACGTCAACGGCCAATCCGGCTACTTCGAGCGATCACTCAACGCCTACGGGCGCGACGGTGAGCCCTGCCGCCGGTGCGGCACGATCATGCGCCGCGAGCAATTCATGAACCGGGGATCGCACTTCTGTCCCACGTGCCAGACGGCGCCTCGTCATTGA
- a CDS encoding DUF1648 domain-containing protein produces the protein MRWRWWIFLSAVVLCAAAVVWAAVAGPDPFPMHFTFSGEADSWGSRTPVVIGFGVSAAVLAGLFAGLAAYSSKLPDSAINTPRRDVWLAPDHRAEFDAIVERFFLTVGTLVQLLLAATLIAAVDESTRGTIAVVIAVFAVAMVLLLANLIRRLMNPRREASQPSRSRS, from the coding sequence GTGCGCTGGCGATGGTGGATCTTCCTGAGCGCGGTGGTGCTGTGTGCCGCCGCGGTGGTGTGGGCGGCGGTGGCGGGCCCCGACCCGTTCCCGATGCATTTCACGTTCAGCGGCGAGGCCGACTCCTGGGGATCGCGGACCCCCGTCGTGATCGGCTTCGGGGTGTCGGCGGCCGTGCTCGCCGGCCTGTTCGCCGGGTTGGCCGCGTACTCGTCGAAACTGCCGGACTCGGCGATCAACACCCCGCGGCGCGATGTGTGGCTCGCGCCGGACCACCGCGCCGAATTCGACGCGATCGTCGAGCGGTTCTTCCTCACCGTCGGCACCCTGGTGCAACTGCTGCTCGCAGCCACGCTGATCGCGGCGGTGGACGAGTCGACGCGCGGCACGATCGCCGTGGTCATCGCGGTGTTCGCCGTGGCCATGGTGCTGCTGCTGGCGAACCTGATCCGGCGGCTGATGAACCCGCGCCGCGAGGCATCGCAGCCCTCCCGCTCCCGTTCCTGA
- a CDS encoding OsmC family protein, producing the protein MADDATAQTPATELWVERTGVRRYTGRSSRGAEVLVGSADVEGVFTPGELLKIALAACTGMSTDRPLARRLGDDYDATVRVSGDADRENENYPELNEVLEIDLSELDEDARERLLVVARRSVDQVCTVGRTLKAGTVVNLDITTE; encoded by the coding sequence ATGGCCGACGATGCGACCGCACAGACACCCGCGACCGAACTCTGGGTGGAGCGCACCGGGGTGCGTCGCTACACGGGGCGTAGCTCGCGCGGCGCGGAGGTGCTCGTCGGATCGGCCGACGTCGAGGGTGTGTTCACCCCCGGTGAGCTGCTGAAGATCGCCCTCGCGGCGTGTACGGGGATGTCCACCGACCGGCCGCTCGCCCGTCGTCTCGGCGATGACTACGACGCCACCGTCCGGGTCTCCGGCGACGCCGACCGCGAGAACGAGAACTACCCCGAACTCAACGAGGTGCTGGAGATCGACCTCTCCGAACTGGACGAGGATGCCCGCGAACGACTGCTCGTCGTCGCCCGGCGCTCCGTCGACCAGGTGTGCACCGTGGGCCGCACCCTCAAGGCGGGCACCGTCGTCAACCTCGACATCACGACGGAGTGA
- a CDS encoding acylphosphatase: MPVVAEQSRMTAWVHGGVQGVGFRYWTKTQALELGLLGYAANQPDGRVRVVVEGDRSACDTLLERLWSGDGPGRVDLVVELFGPARGGLPYFEER, encoded by the coding sequence GTGCCCGTGGTCGCTGAGCAATCCCGCATGACCGCCTGGGTGCACGGCGGTGTGCAGGGCGTGGGCTTCCGATACTGGACCAAGACGCAGGCCCTGGAACTCGGCCTGCTCGGATACGCTGCCAATCAGCCGGACGGGAGGGTCCGGGTGGTGGTCGAGGGGGACCGATCCGCATGCGACACTCTGCTCGAACGTCTGTGGTCGGGCGACGGTCCCGGCCGGGTCGACCTGGTGGTGGAGTTGTTCGGGCCCGCACGTGGTGGGCTCCCGTACTTCGAGGAGAGGTGA
- a CDS encoding glutathionylspermidine synthase family protein gives MRRMRGTPRPNWRQTIQSQGLVFGTPARDGTGGSREYWDESVFYEFDMDEVLSLEAQVGVLHSMCLQAVENVILTERYADFGIPEWAWGPIEESWKRQDPHVYGRFDLRYDGRRPAKLLEYNADTPTSLLEAAVVQWYWFQETSPDTRPWDEGGYDQWNSLHESLVERWGEIKKVIPPSELHFAWSSADESGEDHVTTGYLQETAAEAGFDTVGLPIEDIGWDHDLKTFVDLEDAPINAVFKLYPWEWVLEDDFGKRVAESLPATTWIEPLWKAILSNKAILAVLWEMFPDHPNLLPAYIDNPGFLTEYVKKPKLGREGANLTIVDAGRETATGGVYGAEGYVYQLFDPLPEFDGYHPVIGAWIVGDEPAGIGIRETSGLITDDGAAFIPHRITPKGTPAS, from the coding sequence ATGCGGCGGATGCGGGGCACGCCCCGCCCGAATTGGCGCCAGACGATCCAATCCCAGGGACTGGTGTTCGGCACGCCGGCGCGCGACGGTACCGGTGGTAGCCGCGAGTACTGGGACGAGTCCGTCTTCTACGAGTTCGACATGGACGAGGTTCTCTCTCTGGAAGCGCAAGTGGGAGTGCTTCATTCGATGTGCCTACAGGCCGTCGAGAACGTGATCCTCACCGAGCGCTACGCCGATTTCGGTATCCCCGAATGGGCATGGGGTCCAATCGAGGAGTCGTGGAAGCGGCAGGATCCGCACGTATACGGCCGATTCGACCTCCGCTACGACGGACGGCGCCCGGCGAAACTGCTGGAGTACAACGCCGACACCCCAACCTCACTGCTGGAAGCCGCTGTCGTGCAGTGGTACTGGTTCCAGGAGACCTCGCCGGATACCCGTCCGTGGGACGAGGGCGGCTACGACCAATGGAATTCACTGCACGAGTCGCTCGTGGAACGCTGGGGCGAGATCAAGAAGGTCATCCCGCCGTCGGAGCTGCACTTCGCTTGGTCGAGTGCCGACGAATCCGGCGAGGATCACGTGACCACCGGCTACCTCCAGGAGACGGCCGCCGAAGCCGGGTTCGACACCGTCGGCCTCCCGATCGAGGACATCGGCTGGGACCACGACCTCAAGACCTTCGTCGATCTCGAGGACGCACCGATCAACGCGGTGTTCAAGCTGTACCCGTGGGAGTGGGTGCTGGAGGACGACTTCGGCAAACGCGTCGCCGAGTCGCTGCCCGCCACCACGTGGATCGAGCCGCTGTGGAAGGCGATCCTGTCGAACAAGGCGATTCTCGCGGTGCTCTGGGAGATGTTTCCCGATCACCCGAACCTGCTGCCCGCCTACATCGATAATCCCGGGTTCCTCACCGAATACGTGAAGAAGCCCAAGCTGGGCCGCGAGGGAGCGAACCTCACCATCGTCGACGCGGGGCGCGAGACCGCCACGGGCGGCGTGTACGGCGCCGAGGGATACGTGTACCAGCTGTTCGACCCGCTGCCCGAATTCGACGGATATCATCCCGTCATCGGCGCCTGGATCGTGGGCGACGAGCCCGCCGGCATCGGCATCCGTGAGACCTCCGGTCTCATCACCGACGACGGTGCCGCCTTCATTCCGCACCGCATCACTCCGAAAGGGACCCCCGCATCGTGA
- a CDS encoding DUF350 domain-containing protein encodes MNVTLLADVQLNTIGRGVGAICLYALVGLVLMVVGFYAVDLSTPGKLRDLVKAGKPNATYITAAGMLSMAFIIVVAIYASGGRLVEGVTYSLIYGLVGIIAQIVCVRVLDLVTGVDLDELMHADLFLPQARVIAACHVALGLIVAMAVF; translated from the coding sequence GTGAACGTGACACTCCTCGCCGATGTGCAGCTGAACACGATCGGCCGCGGTGTCGGCGCGATCTGCCTGTACGCGCTCGTGGGCCTCGTACTGATGGTGGTCGGCTTCTACGCGGTCGACCTGTCGACCCCGGGCAAGCTGCGCGACCTGGTCAAGGCGGGCAAGCCCAACGCCACCTACATCACCGCCGCCGGCATGCTCTCGATGGCCTTCATCATCGTGGTGGCGATCTACGCCTCGGGTGGTCGCCTGGTGGAGGGCGTCACGTACTCCCTGATCTACGGCCTCGTCGGCATCATCGCCCAGATCGTGTGCGTCCGGGTACTTGACCTGGTCACGGGCGTCGATCTGGACGAGCTGATGCACGCCGACCTGTTCCTGCCCCAGGCTCGTGTGATCGCCGCCTGCCACGTTGCGCTCGGCCTCATCGTGGCGATGGCAGTCTTTTAA
- a CDS encoding amino acid--[acyl-carrier-protein] ligase, producing MSNLDDARRRFRDELIAHDWLVPTGMDGLYGRSEQFEAVVATIDARVSAEAAAAFATRPRTLRFPPVFPGQTLDRTDYVASFPDLAGSVHSFDGGDPEHRALLADREEGLGWERRLSPSGVALVSAVCHPAYPTLTGTLPFEGALLDVYGYCFRREPAIDPLRMQAFRAHDYVRVGSAAQAAEHADDWIRRATAVLSDLGLGVRPETANDPFFGRAGRMLKANQLDQALKTELVIPLYGPDNPATAIASCNNHQDHFGQRFDILQFDGAPAHSSCVGFGIERIVLAMVCTHGLTPSWV from the coding sequence ATGTCGAACCTGGATGATGCGCGGCGCCGGTTCCGTGATGAGCTGATCGCGCACGACTGGCTCGTTCCCACCGGGATGGATGGCCTCTACGGCCGAAGTGAGCAATTCGAAGCCGTGGTCGCGACGATCGATGCCCGGGTGTCAGCCGAAGCCGCTGCGGCCTTCGCCACCAGGCCCCGCACGCTGCGTTTTCCTCCAGTTTTCCCAGGCCAGACGCTCGACCGGACCGATTACGTCGCGTCGTTCCCCGATCTCGCGGGCAGCGTGCACTCCTTCGACGGCGGCGATCCCGAACATCGGGCCCTCCTGGCGGATCGTGAGGAGGGACTCGGGTGGGAACGGCGCCTGAGCCCGTCCGGGGTCGCCCTGGTCTCGGCGGTGTGCCACCCGGCCTACCCGACGCTCACGGGGACGCTGCCGTTCGAGGGTGCCCTGTTGGACGTGTACGGGTACTGCTTCCGCCGTGAGCCCGCGATCGATCCGCTGCGCATGCAGGCCTTCCGCGCGCACGACTACGTACGGGTCGGCAGCGCCGCGCAGGCCGCGGAGCACGCCGACGATTGGATCCGCCGCGCCACAGCCGTGCTGAGCGATCTCGGACTGGGTGTGCGTCCCGAAACAGCGAACGATCCGTTCTTCGGTCGGGCCGGAAGGATGCTCAAGGCCAACCAACTCGATCAGGCGTTGAAGACGGAACTGGTGATCCCGCTGTACGGACCGGACAACCCCGCGACCGCCATCGCCTCCTGCAACAACCACCAGGATCATTTCGGGCAGAGGTTCGACATCCTCCAGTTCGACGGTGCGCCAGCGCACAGCTCGTGCGTGGGTTTCGGGATCGAAAGGATCGTCCTGGCGATGGTGTGCACGCACGGCCTGACTCCGTCGTGGGTGTGA
- a CDS encoding acyl carrier protein: protein MEQTLRSILDKHGKLAVDAKSIGPDDDLYALGMTSHASVAVMVAIEDEFDIEIPDRLLKKETFGSLGALTEMIDGLRA, encoded by the coding sequence GTGGAACAGACGCTGCGCTCCATTCTCGACAAGCACGGCAAGCTCGCCGTGGATGCGAAGTCGATCGGCCCGGACGACGATCTCTACGCCCTCGGCATGACCTCGCACGCCAGCGTGGCCGTCATGGTCGCCATTGAGGACGAGTTCGATATCGAGATCCCTGATCGGTTGCTCAAGAAGGAGACCTTTGGATCGCTCGGCGCGCTGACCGAGATGATCGACGGGCTCCGAGCGTGA
- a CDS encoding glycosyltransferase, with protein MTSGSRIAIIHERWTEIGGAESVIEELLREWPDAPVYVPFADPAVVPAELADRFRATRLDRLYRAYRAGGLRSHAPMMPLAPAALRGVGVGDVDAVVISHYALAAAAAPTVGVPTVGYVHSPARWAWDSTLRAGEANSPAGRLALALLAKQARAVERAAAPSFTRIVANSSVVARRIEQWWGREAEVVHPPVDVTRFSTGPAGEREDYFLMAGRLVPYKRADLAVRAARAAGVRLIVAGEGRWEQRCREFAGPETTFVGRVDDARMVQLMQRARAVLMPGVEDFGIVPVEAMACGTPVIALGEGGVLDSVIDGVTGVLVAPSDDDGVVAGFAAAMSGFRDESFDPQVIRARAESFCPRRFRQQMRTVVESL; from the coding sequence GTGACCTCGGGATCGCGGATCGCGATCATCCACGAGCGATGGACCGAGATCGGCGGAGCGGAGTCCGTGATCGAGGAGTTGCTCCGCGAGTGGCCCGATGCGCCCGTGTACGTCCCGTTCGCCGATCCCGCGGTCGTGCCGGCCGAGCTCGCGGACCGGTTCCGCGCCACGCGGCTCGATCGGCTGTATCGGGCGTACCGGGCGGGCGGCCTCCGGTCGCACGCGCCGATGATGCCCTTGGCCCCCGCCGCCCTCCGCGGAGTCGGCGTCGGCGATGTCGATGCCGTGGTGATCAGTCACTACGCTCTCGCGGCGGCCGCCGCGCCAACGGTGGGCGTGCCGACCGTCGGCTATGTGCACTCGCCCGCGCGCTGGGCCTGGGATTCGACCCTCCGCGCGGGCGAGGCGAATTCGCCTGCCGGCCGCCTGGCGCTGGCCCTGCTGGCGAAGCAGGCCCGCGCCGTCGAGAGAGCCGCGGCGCCGAGCTTCACCCGGATCGTGGCGAACTCGAGTGTGGTGGCCCGCCGGATCGAACAGTGGTGGGGCCGCGAGGCGGAGGTCGTCCATCCGCCCGTCGACGTGACCCGATTCAGTACCGGGCCTGCGGGGGAGCGGGAGGACTACTTCCTCATGGCGGGCCGGCTGGTGCCCTACAAGCGCGCCGACCTGGCAGTACGCGCGGCGCGGGCCGCCGGGGTCCGCCTCATCGTGGCGGGCGAGGGACGGTGGGAACAACGGTGCCGCGAATTCGCCGGCCCCGAGACCACCTTCGTGGGGCGGGTCGACGATGCACGCATGGTGCAGCTCATGCAGCGGGCACGGGCGGTGCTGATGCCGGGAGTCGAGGACTTCGGGATCGTGCCCGTGGAGGCCATGGCGTGCGGCACTCCGGTCATCGCGCTCGGTGAGGGCGGCGTGCTCGATTCGGTGATCGACGGCGTGACCGGCGTGCTGGTCGCACCGAGCGACGACGACGGCGTCGTCGCAGGATTCGCCGCCGCGATGTCGGGATTCCGCGACGAGTCGTTTGATCCGCAGGTGATCCGCGCCAGGGCGGAAAGCTTCTGCCCTAGGCGGTTCCGCCAGCAGATGCGAACCGTGGTGGAGTCGCTGTGA
- a CDS encoding condensation domain-containing protein, producing the protein MRLLPEQMNFVRGRNDAPGTSLMTIGTSSLLPAGADLAVFTEALHRTTDECRSLGLRILAEGANLQVDYGPLPFRGHLTFASEGEFLEWGNERFRKPYLLDGSALGEQWTVEVDGRVGYAMFGDHVGIDGYAAALFRNRLAKVYVALLAGREPEHFEFVEVDELLANREPFPVDLEMWSSLLSTEGWANPQLSLTSATAAMAPDPITFRHDLHITPSGRQWPHHLIGLVGAYCARYSGNRRSIIGSVMVNRLNQRERAAAVTMTNVVPIRLDVSETATGSELANQVSAGITRAGRGRVDARELFQSVPGAIRAGRLYGPTVNVIPFLRPDPENEKWITRVHGYGPVSDVSVIITQTGAGDLILFTEFNPQLYSPVRARTHADRLARWLDATAGAPDRPLNEISALTPAEVEVHRALAGTPGVVLEPAPKADPAEPAWGDPTDVVELARAAGQDGVHGMTVSTDLGDPALFGSAGWVTLLTDHGAVPTDLRVELTESGCVYRGTGTERVRVAGGFVELGEIRHILCGDHVDDVRITVGPPVRAVVTVSADAPDDLPDVLRAACPNEVRLRFTGPGVKATS; encoded by the coding sequence GTGAGGCTGCTCCCAGAACAGATGAATTTCGTGCGGGGCCGCAATGACGCACCGGGCACCTCGCTGATGACGATCGGCACCTCGTCGCTGCTGCCTGCGGGCGCCGATTTGGCGGTGTTCACCGAGGCGCTGCACCGCACCACCGACGAGTGCCGCAGCCTGGGCCTGCGCATCTTGGCCGAGGGCGCGAACCTGCAGGTCGACTACGGCCCGTTGCCCTTTCGTGGACATCTCACCTTCGCGTCCGAGGGCGAATTCCTGGAATGGGGGAACGAGCGGTTCCGGAAGCCCTACCTGCTGGACGGTAGCGCGCTGGGCGAACAGTGGACGGTCGAGGTGGACGGCCGGGTGGGATACGCCATGTTCGGTGACCACGTCGGCATCGACGGCTACGCCGCCGCTCTGTTCCGCAACCGCCTCGCCAAGGTCTATGTGGCCCTGCTGGCGGGACGGGAACCGGAGCATTTCGAGTTCGTCGAGGTCGACGAGTTGCTCGCGAACCGCGAACCCTTCCCGGTGGACCTGGAGATGTGGTCCTCCCTGCTGTCCACCGAGGGCTGGGCGAACCCGCAGCTGTCACTCACCTCCGCGACGGCGGCGATGGCTCCCGATCCCATCACCTTTCGCCACGATCTCCACATCACTCCGTCCGGGCGGCAGTGGCCGCACCACCTCATCGGGCTGGTCGGCGCGTACTGCGCGCGCTACTCCGGCAACCGGCGGTCGATCATCGGCTCGGTGATGGTGAACCGGCTCAATCAGCGCGAGCGCGCCGCCGCGGTCACGATGACCAACGTGGTGCCGATCCGGCTGGACGTGAGCGAGACGGCGACCGGAAGCGAACTCGCGAATCAGGTCTCGGCGGGAATCACGCGTGCGGGACGCGGCCGCGTCGACGCTCGCGAGCTGTTCCAATCGGTGCCGGGCGCGATCCGCGCGGGCAGACTGTACGGGCCCACCGTGAATGTGATCCCCTTCCTGCGTCCGGACCCCGAGAACGAGAAGTGGATCACCCGGGTCCACGGCTACGGTCCGGTGAGCGACGTCTCGGTGATCATCACGCAGACCGGAGCGGGCGACCTCATCCTGTTCACGGAGTTCAACCCGCAGTTGTATTCGCCGGTGCGGGCGCGGACGCATGCGGACCGGCTCGCCCGGTGGCTCGATGCCACCGCCGGCGCACCGGATCGCCCGCTCAACGAGATCAGCGCCCTGACACCCGCGGAGGTGGAGGTCCATCGCGCGCTCGCGGGTACGCCCGGCGTCGTCCTTGAGCCCGCGCCGAAGGCCGATCCGGCGGAACCGGCGTGGGGCGATCCGACCGATGTCGTCGAGCTGGCCCGTGCGGCCGGACAGGACGGCGTGCACGGGATGACGGTGTCCACCGACCTCGGTGATCCGGCCCTGTTCGGCAGTGCGGGCTGGGTCACCCTGCTCACCGACCACGGCGCGGTGCCGACGGACCTCCGGGTGGAGCTCACCGAATCGGGGTGCGTGTACCGCGGGACCGGGACCGAGCGGGTGCGCGTCGCCGGCGGATTCGTCGAACTCGGCGAGATACGGCACATCCTGTGCGGGGACCACGTCGACGATGTCCGGATCACCGTGGGTCCGCCGGTCCGGGCGGTGGTCACGGTGAGCGCCGATGCACCCGACGATCTCCCCGACGTTCTGCGCGCGGCCTGCCCCAACGAGGTCCGGCTGCGGTTCACCGGTCCGGGTGTGAAGGCCACATCGTGA
- a CDS encoding glycosyltransferase family 4 protein has product MAGAEWPRTSRGGIPSYFASLFAALRARADVGVSADAFGDAEPGGGSWGPPEGNLLTRARASSAGRDADVLDRHFAPYGPARGRSALVTHFHGPWALESAASGASPAAVQAKRAWEWVRYRRSAAIVVLSQYFADVLVSTYGVSPEDVVVIPPGADLDRFRPTPIPDGRPRVLTVRRLERRMGIDVLIRSWPAVLAALPDARLDIVGTGSQAAELARLVSDLRLGDSVRLHGAVSDAELAAAYGAATVTAVPTRSLEGFGLVALESLAAGRAPVVTDVGGLPDSVVGLAPDLVVPALDEDVLADRLVRALEGERPDVDACRRHAEEFTWQRCADRHVQLYRSLVR; this is encoded by the coding sequence ATGGCGGGCGCCGAATGGCCGCGCACCAGTCGTGGCGGCATCCCGAGCTACTTCGCGAGCCTCTTCGCCGCCCTGCGGGCGCGCGCGGACGTCGGGGTGAGCGCCGACGCCTTCGGTGACGCCGAACCCGGCGGCGGAAGCTGGGGCCCTCCGGAGGGCAACCTCCTCACGCGCGCGCGTGCCAGCTCGGCCGGCCGCGATGCCGATGTGCTCGATCGGCACTTCGCGCCCTACGGTCCGGCGCGGGGGCGTTCGGCGCTGGTGACGCACTTCCACGGTCCGTGGGCATTGGAGAGCGCCGCCTCCGGTGCGAGCCCCGCCGCGGTACAGGCCAAACGGGCCTGGGAGTGGGTTCGATACCGGCGCTCTGCAGCGATCGTCGTGCTGTCGCAGTACTTCGCCGATGTCCTCGTCTCGACCTACGGTGTGTCGCCCGAGGACGTGGTGGTGATTCCACCGGGCGCCGATCTGGATCGGTTCCGCCCCACTCCGATTCCGGACGGCCGACCCCGGGTGCTGACCGTGCGCCGCTTGGAACGGCGCATGGGAATCGACGTGTTGATCCGGTCCTGGCCCGCGGTCCTGGCCGCCCTGCCCGACGCGCGACTCGACATCGTCGGCACCGGTTCGCAGGCCGCGGAGCTCGCGCGGCTCGTGAGCGACCTGCGGCTCGGTGACTCGGTCCGGCTGCACGGCGCGGTCTCCGATGCCGAACTCGCAGCCGCGTACGGCGCCGCCACGGTGACCGCGGTCCCCACCCGATCGCTCGAGGGTTTCGGCCTGGTCGCGCTCGAATCCCTGGCCGCGGGAAGGGCGCCGGTGGTCACCGACGTCGGAGGGCTTCCGGATTCGGTGGTCGGGCTGGCGCCGGACCTGGTGGTACCCGCGCTCGACGAGGACGTGCTGGCGGATCGGCTGGTGCGCGCGCTGGAGGGCGAGCGGCCGGACGTCGACGCCTGCCGCCGGCATGCCGAGGAGTTCACCTGGCAGCGCTGCGCCGACCGGCACGTGCAGCTGTACCGGAGCCTGGTGCGATGA